From Oryza sativa Japonica Group chromosome 4, ASM3414082v1, one genomic window encodes:
- the LOC4335153 gene encoding G-type lectin S-receptor-like serine/threonine-protein kinase LECRK4 precursor has translation MEAIIRTSNMAPPLFLLSLQLLVLLSSPSAQAQNISLGTSLTTQGPNNAWLSPSGDFAFGFRPIDGNSSFYLLAIWFNKISDKTATWYAKTSEQEPQPIQVPSGSILQFTSTGVLSLRDPTNREVWNPGATGAPYASMLDTGNFVIAAAGGSTISWETFKNPTDTILVTQALSPGMKLRSRLLTTDYSNGRFLLNMETQRAALYTMAVPSGNLYDPYWSTPIDENVTNQVTNLVFNTTGRIYVSMKNGTQFNMTSGVIRSMEDYYHRATLDPDGVFRQYVYPKKPSSMSQAWTAVSIQPENICNAQTKVGSGTCGFNSYCMFDGSNNQTSCVCPEQYSFFDEVRKYRGCRPDFELQSCDLDEAASMAQYEFNLVNNVDWPQADYEWYTPIDMDECRRLCLIDCFCAVAVFHENTCWKKKLPLSNGIMGSGVQRTVLIKVPKSNSSQPELRKSRKWKSDKKLWILGSSLLLGGSVIANFALSSVLLFGTYCTITRKDVQPLQPSRDPGLPLKAFSYAELEKATDGFKEVLGTGASGIVYKGQLQDELGTYIAVKKIDKIQHETEKEFAVEVQTIGRTYHKNLVRMLGFCNEGTERLLVYEFMVNGSLNRFLFSGVRPLWSLRVQLALGVARGLLYLHEECSTQIIHCDIKPQNILLDDNFIAKISDFGLAKLLRTNQTQTYTGIRGTRGYVAPEWFKNVGITAKVDVYSFGVILLELICCRQNVEMEAAEEEQSILTYWANDCYRCGRVDLLVDGDDEAKLNIKKVERFVAVALWCLQEEPTMRPSILKVTQMLDGADAIPTPPDSSSVVNSFP, from the coding sequence ATGGAAGCAATAATCAGAACAAGCAATATGGCACCTCCACTCTTCTTGCTCTCCCTCCAATTGTTGGTGCTACTGTCCTCCCCATCTGCTCAAGCTCAGAACATCAGCTTGGGCACATCATTAACAACCCAAGGGCCAAACAACGCATGGCTCTCGCCATCAGGCGACTTCGCGTTTGGATTCCGGCCCATCGATGGCAACTCCTCCTTCTACCTCCTCGCCATCTGGTTCAACAAGATCAGCGACAAGACGGCAACATGGTATGCCAAGACCAGTGAGCAAGAACCACAGCCGATACAAGTGCCATCTGGCTCCATCCTCCAGTTTACCTCAACTGGTGTACTTTCTCTCCGAGATCCCACCAATAGAGAGGTATGGAATCCAGGAGCAACTGGTGCACCCTATGCCAGCATGCTCGACACCGGGAATTTTGTGATTGCTGCTGCAGGAGGCTCTACTATCAGCTGGGAAACTTTCAAGAACCCAACAGACACCATCCTGGTCACACAAGCGCTGTCCCCTGGAATGAAGCTCCGCAGCCGACTCCTTACCACAGATTACTCCAATGGCAGGTTTCTTCTTAACATGGAAACTCAACGAGCTGCACTTTATACCATGGCAGTTCCATCTGGAAACCTTTATGACCCATATTGGTCCACACCCATAGATGAGAATGTCACAAATCAGGTCACCAATCTGGTGTTCAATACTACCGGTAGGATATACGTGAGCATGAAGAATGGAACACAATTCAACATGACATCTGGGGTGATCCGCTCCATGGAGGACTACTACCATCGTGCTACGCTTGACCCAGATGGTGTGTTCAGGCAATATGTGTACCCGAAGAAGCCCAGCAGCATGAGTCAGGCATGGACAGCAGTGAGCATCCAACCTGAAAACATCTGCAATGCTCAGACAAAAGTAGGCAGTGGCACCTGTGGATTCAATAGTTACTGCATGTTTGATGGCAGCAACAACCAGACAAGCTGTGTGTGCCCGGAGCAGTACTCGTTCTTTGATGAGGTGAGGAAGTACAGAGGCTGCAGACCGGACTTCGAGCTACAAAGCTGTGATTTGGATGAGGCAGCTTCCATGGCACAGTATGAGTTTAACTTGGTTAATAATGTGGATTGGCCTCAGGCTGACTATGAGTGGTACACTCCCATAGACATGGATGAATGTCGACGGCTCTGCCTGATTGATTGCTTCTGTGCTGTTGCTGTATTCCATGAAAACACCTGCTGGAAGAAGAAGCTCCCTCTATCAAACGGGATCATGGGGAGTGGAGTGCAGAGAACAGTTCTTATCAAGGTGCCAAAGAGCAACAGTTCGCAGCCAGAGCTCAGAAAGTCTAGAAAATGGAAGAGTGACAAGAAGCTCTGGATCCTAGGAAGTTCGTTGCTTCTCGGAGGCTCTGTGATAGCGAATTTTGCCTTGAGTTCTGTTCTTCTTTTCGGTACTTACTGTACAATCACCAGAAAGGATGTCCAGCCATTGCAACCATCACGAGACCCAGGATTACCCCTCAAAGCTTTCAGTTATGCAGAGCTTGAGAAGGCAACGGACGGATTCAAGGAGGTGTTGGGCACAGGTGCATCTGGTATTGTGTACAAAGGCCAGCTGCAAGATGAGTTAGGAACTTACATTGCTGTCAAGAAAATTGATAAGATTCAGCATGAGACTGAAAAGGAGTTTGCTGTGGAGGTCCAAACCATTGGACGGACGTACCATAAGAACCTGGTCCGGATGCTAGGATTCTGCAATGAAGGAACTGAGAGACTGTTGGTGTATGAATTCATGGTTAATGGATCGCTCAACAGATTCCTGTTTAGTGGTGTCAGGCCTCTGTGGAGTCTTCGAGTTCAACTTGCTCTCGGTGTCGCAAGGGGGCTGCTATACTTACATGAGGAATGCAGCACACAGATCATCCACTGTGACATAAAGCCCCAAAATATCCTTCTTGATGATAATTTCATAGCAAAGATTTCAGACTTTGGCTTAGCGAAACTACTCCGAACCAACCAAACACAGACATATACGGGTATCCGTGGTACCCGCGGATATGTTGCCCCTGAGTGGTTCAAGAACGTCGGGATCACTGCCAAGGTGGATGTGTACAGCTTTGGGGTCATTCTTCTGGAACTCATCTGTTGCCGGCAAAATGTGGAAATGGAGGCTGCAGAAGAAGAGCAAAGTATTCTTACTTACTGGGCAAATGACTGTTATAGGTGTGGCAGGGTCGACCTGCTGGTAGATGGTGATGATGAGGCGAAGTTAAACATCAAGAAGGTTGAAAGGTTTGTAGCAGTGGCATTGTGGTGTCTCCAGGAGGAGCCAACTATGCGACCCAGCATCCTGAAGGTAACTCAAATGCTTGATGGAGCGGATGCAATCCCAACTCCTCCAGATTCATCTTCTGTGGTCAACTCGTTTCCATAA
- the LOC4335151 gene encoding LOW QUALITY PROTEIN: G-type lectin S-receptor-like serine/threonine-protein kinase LECRK3 (The sequence of the model RefSeq protein was modified relative to this genomic sequence to represent the inferred CDS: deleted 1 base in 1 codon) — protein sequence MAHLLFLPILQLLLLYCTKSAQAQLNISIGSSLTPQGVNNSWISPSADFAFGFLAVDGNSSSYLLAVWFNKIADKTVVWYARTSSNGKDDTIPVQVQSGSVLKLADGALSLRDPSGNEVWNPQVTDVGYARMLDTGNFRLLGTDGATKWESFGDPSDTILPTQVLSLGTALHSRLLATDYSNGRFQLKVQRDGNLVMYPDAVPSGYLYDPYWASNTVDNGSQLVFNETGRIYFTIINGSQVNITSAGVDSMGDFFHRATLDTDGVFRQYVYPKNIHARPLWPEQWTAVDVLPENICQSIQTMVGSGACGFNSYCTIDGTKNTTSCLCPQNYKFIDDKRKYKGCRPDFEPQNCDLDETTAMLQYDMAPIDRVDWPLSDYEQYNPIDQTECRRLCVTDCFCAVAVFDKASSTCWKKRFPLSNGKMDVNVPRTVLIKVPRSTNSPSVFSSGSSKWKEDKKYWILGSSLLFGSSVLVNFLLISVMLFGTYCSITSRKKTQLSQPSNNSGLPPKIFTYSELEKATGGFQEVLGTGASGVVYKGQLQDEFGTNIAVKKIEKLQQEAQKEFLVEVQTIGQTFHRNLVRLLGFCNEGTERLLVYEFMSNGSLNTFLFSDTHPHWSLRVQVALGVARGLLYLHEECNKQIIHCDMKPQNILLDDNFVAKISDFGLAKLLPVNQTQTNTGIRGTRGYVAPEWFKNIGITSKVDVYSFGVILLELVCCRKNVELEVLDEEQTILTYWANDCYKCGRIDLLVAGDDEAIFNIKKVERFVAVALWCLQEEPSMRPTMLKVTQMLDGAVQIPTPPDPSSYISSLA from the exons ATGGCTCATCTCCTGTTCTTGCCCATCCTGCAACTCTTGCTACTATACTGCACGAAATCTGCCCAAGCTCAGCTAAACATCAGTATAGGCTCCTCTTTGACACCCCAGGGGGTAAACAACTCATGGATCTCGCCCTCTGCTGATTTTGCATTCGGTTTTCTGGCGGTAGATGGAAACTCCTCCTCTTACCTGCTCGCCGTCTGGTTCAACAAGATCGCTGACAAGACCGTCGTCTGGTACGCAAGGACTAGCTCCAATGGGAAAGATGATACAATACCGGTACAAGTCCAATCTGGCTCTGTCCTCAAGCTCGCTGATGGAGCACTCTCTCTTCGCGATCCATCTGGCAATGAGGTATGGAATCCACAAGTCACTGATGTGGGCTATGCTAGAATGCTCGACACCGGGAATTTCAGGCTTTTAGGCACCGATGGCGCAACAAAGTGGGAGTCCTTTGGTGACCCTTCTGATACCATCCTACCCACACAAGTGCTTTCACTGGGGACGGCACTCCACAGCCGTCTCCTCGCCACAGACTATTCCAATGGCCGATTTCAACTAAAAGTTCAACGAGATGGTAATCTTGTTATGTATCCAGATGCTGTACCTTCTGGATACTTATACGATCCATATTGGGCTAGTAACACAGTGGACAATGGCTCACAGCTAGTGTTCAATGAAACTGGAAGGATATACTTCACTATAATTAATGGTTCACAGGTAAATATCACTTCTGCAGGGGTGGACTCTATGGGTGATTTCTTCCATCGTGCTACCCTTGACACAGATGGTGTGTTCCGGCAATATGTTTACCCAAAAAACATACATGCCAGGCCCTTATGGCCAGAGCAATGGACTGCAGTCGATGTACTTCCAGAAAACATCTGCCAGTCAATACAAACAATGGTGGGTAGTGGAGCATGCGGCTTTAACAGTTACTGCACCATTGATGGCACCAAGAACACGACAAGTTGTTTATGCCCACAGAATTATAAGTTCATCGATGATAAAAGGAAATACAAAGGCTGCAGGCCAGATTTTGAGCCACAAAACTGTGATCTGGATGAGACGACAGCAATGTTGCAGTATGACATGGCACCAATCGATCGCGTTGATTGGCCTCTATCTGACTATGAGCAATACAATCCCATAGATCAGACCGAATGCCGAAGGCTGTGTGTGACTGATTGTTTCTGTGCCGTAGCTGTGTTCGATAAAGCTTCAAGCACTTGTTGGAAGAAAAGGTTCCCTTTGTCGAACGGTAAAATGGATGTCAATGTACCGAGGACAGTTCTTATTAAGGTGCCTAGGAGCACCAATTCACCATCCGTGTTCAGCAGCGGCTCAAGCAAATGGAAGGAGGAC AAAAAGTATTGGATTCTTGGGAGTTCATTACTTTTTGGAAGCTCTGTATTGGTGAACTTTCTCCTAATCTCTGTTATGCTTTTTGGTACTTATTGTAGTATCACCTCGAGGAAGAAAACCCAGTTATCGCAACCGTCCAATAACTCTGGATTACCTCCAAAGATTTTCACTTACAGCGAGCTGGAAAAGGCAACCGGTGGTTTCCAAGAAGTACTTGGCACAGGAGCCTCTGGTGTTGTCTACAAAGGACAGCTGCAAGATGAGTTTGGGACTAACATCGCGGTCAAGAAAATCGAAAAGCTTCAGCAGGAAGCACAAAAGGAGTTCTTGGTGGAAGTCCAAACCATTGGGCAGACATTTCACAGGAACTTAGTTAGACTGCTTGGTTTTTGCAACGAGGGAACTGAAAGGCTGTTAGTGTATGAGTTCATGAGCAATGGATCACTCAATACATTCCTCTTCAGCGATACCCATCCACATTGGAGCCTCCGTGTTCAAGTCGCACTTGGGGTGGCACGAGGACTGCTCTACCTACATGAGGAGTGTAATAAACAAATCATCCACTGCGATATGAAACCACAGAATATCCTTCTCGATGATAATTTTGTAGCAAAGATTTCAGATTTTGGCCTAGCAAAGCTTCTTCCGGTGAATCAGACACAAACAAACACCGGCATTCGGGGTACTCGAGGATATGTTGCACCTGAGTGGTTCAAGAACATAGGGATTACTTCTAAGGTCGACGTTTATAGCTTTGGGGTGATTTTGCTTGAGCTTGTGTGCTGCAGGAAGAATGTGGAATTAGAAGTCCTAGATGAAGAGCAGACAATACTAACTTATTGGGCAAATGATTGCTACAAGTGTGGGAGGATTGACTTGCTGGTAGCGGGCGATGACGAGGCAATCTTCAACATAAAAAAGGTGGAGCGCTTCGTTGCTGTGGCACTGTGGTGCCTCCAGGAGGAGCCATCGATGCGGCCAACCATGCTTAAGGTGACACAAATGCTTGATGGAGCAGTACAAATACCAACGCCTCCTGATCCTTCCTCCTATATCAGTTCACTTGCATGA
- the LOC9266608 gene encoding G-type lectin S-receptor-like serine/threonine-protein kinase LECRK2: MAPLLFLPILQLLLLYCTKSAQAQLNISIGSSLTPQGINNSWISPTADFAFGFLAVDGNSSSYLLAVWFNKIADKTVIWYAKTSSNRQDDTIPIQVQAGSILKLADGALSLRDPSGNEVWNPRVTDVGYARMLDTGNFRLLGTDGATKWESFGDPSDTILPTQVLPLGTALHSRLLATDYSNGRFQLNVQDDGNLVLYLVAVPSAYYHDPYWASNTVGNGSQLVFNETGRIYFTLTNGSQINITSAGVDSMGDFFHRATLDTDGVFRQYIYPKSKQARSLWQEQWRAVDALPENICQTIQTKVGSGACGFNSYCTFDGTKNTTNCLCPQRYKFFDNERTYKGCRPDFEPQSCDLDETAAMVQYEMTPIDRINWPLSDYEQYSPIDETECRRLCVIDCFCSVAVFNKPSNTCYKKKLPLSNGNMDSSLQATVLLKVPRSTNSPSMISSGSSKWKKDKKYWILGSSLFFGSSVLVNFLLIFVLLFGTYCSITSRKKTQLSQLPSNSGLPSKIFTYRELEKATGGFHEVLGTGASGIVYKGQLQDECGTNIAVKKIEKLQQEAQKEFLVEVQTIGQTFHRNLVRLLGFCNEGTEKLLVYEFMSNGSLNTFLFNDSHPHWSLRVQVALGVSRGLFYLHEECNKQIIHCDMKPQNILLDDNFVAKISDFGLAKLLPVNQTQTNTGIRGTRGYVAPEWFKNIGITSKVDVYSFGVILLELVCCRKNVELEVADEEQTILTYWANDCYRCGRIDLLVASDDEAIFNIKKVERFVAVALWCLQEEPSMRPTMHKVMQMLDGAVQIPTPPDPSSYISSLA; the protein is encoded by the coding sequence ATGGCACCTCTCCTGTTCTTGCCCATCCTGCAACTCTTGCTACTATACTGCACCAAATCTGCCCAAGCTCAGCTAAACATCAGCATAGGCTCCTCTTTGACACCCCAGGGGATAAACAACTCATGGATCTCGCCCACTGCTGATTTTGCATTCGGTTTTCTGGCGGTAGATGGAAACTCCTCCTCATACCTGCTCGCTGTCTGGTTCAACAAGATCGCTGACAAGACCGTCATCTGGTATGCCAAGACTAGCTCCAATAGGCAAGATGATACAATACCGATACAAGTCCAAGCTGGCTCTATCCTCAAGCTCGCTGATGGAGCACTCTCTCTTCGCGATCCATCTGGCAACGAGGTATGGAATCCACGAGTCACTGATGTGGGCTATGCTAGAATGCTCGACACCGGTAATTTCAGGCTTTTAGGCACTGATGGCGCAACAAAGTGGGAGTCCTTTGGTGACCCTTCTGATACCATCCTACCCACACAAGTGCTCCCACTAGGGACAGCACTCCACAGCCGTCTCCTCGCCACAGACTATTCCAATGGCCGGTTTCAACTAAATGTTCAAGATGACGGTAATCTTGTGCTGTATCTAGTTGCTGTACCTTCTGCATACTACCATGATCCATACTGGGCCAGTAACACAGTGGGGAATGGCTCACAGCTGGTGTTCAATGAAACTGGAAGGATATACTTCACGCTGACTAATGGTTCACAGATAAACATCACTTCTGCAGGAGTGGACTCTATGGGTGATTTCTTCCACCGTGCAACCCTTGATACAGATGGTGTGTTCCGGCAATATATTTACCCAAAGAGCAAACAGGCCAGGAGCTTATGGCAAGAGCAATGGAGAGCGGTGGATGCACTTCCGGAGAACATCTGCCAGACAATTCAAACAAAGGTAGGCAGTGGTGCATGCGGCTTCAACAGTTACTGTACCTTTGATGGCACCAAGAACACAACAAATTGTCTATGCCCACAGAGGTACAAGTTCTTCGACAATGAGAGGACATACAAAGGTTGCAGGCCAGATTTTGAGCCACAAAGCTGTGATCTAGATGAGACAGCAGCAATGGTGCAGTATGAGATGACACCAATTGATCGCATTAATTGGCCTCTATCTGACTATGAGCAGTACAGCCCGATAGATGAGACCGAATGCCGAAGGCTGTGCGTCATTGATTGCTTCTGCTCCGTTGCCGTGTTCAATAAACCCTCAAACACTTGTTATAAAAAGAAGCTCCCTTTATCAAATGGGAATATGGATTCCAGTTTACAGGCGACAGTTCTTCTTAAGGTGCCTAGGAGCACCAATTCACCATCCATGATCAGCAGCGGCTCCAGCAAATGGAAGAAGGACAAAAAGTATTGGATTCTTGGGAGCTCATTGTTTTTTGGAAGCTCTGTATTGGTGAACTTTCTCCTAATCTTTGTTCTGCTTTTTGGTACTTATTGTAGTATCACCTCGAGGAAGAAAACCCAGTTATCGCAACTACCCAGTAATTCTGGATTACCTTCAAAGATTTTCACTTACAGAGAGCTGGAAAAGGCAACCGGTGGTTTCCATGAGGTACTTGGTACAGGAGCCTCAGGTATTGTCTACAAAGGACAGCTGCAAGATGAGTGTGGAACTAACATCGCAGTCAAGAAAATCGAAAAGCTTCAGCAGGAAGCACAAAAGGAGTTCTTGGTGGAAGTCCAAACCATTGGGCAGACGTTTCACAGGAACTTAGTTAGACTGCTTGGTTTTTGCAATGAGGGAACTGAAAAGCTGCTAGTGTATGAGTTCATGAGCAATGGCTCACTCAATACATTCCTCTTCAACGATAGTCATCCGCATTGGAGCCTCCGTGTTCAAGTAGCACTTGGGGTTTCACGAGGACTGTTCTACCTACATGAGGAGTGTAATAAACAAATCATCCACTGCGATATGAAACCACAGAATATCCTTCTCGATGATAATTTTGTAGCAAAGATTTCAGATTTTGGTCTAGCAAAGCTTCTTCCGGTGAATCAGACACAAACAAACACCGGCATTCGGGGTACTCGAGGATATGTTGCACCTGAGTGGTTCAAGAACATAGGGATTACTTCTAAGGTCGACGTTTATAGCTTTGGAGTGATCCTGCTTGAGCTTGTGTGCTGCAGGAAGAATGTGGAATTAGAAGTTGCAGATGAGGAGCAGACAATACTAACTTATTGGGCAAATGATTGCTACAGGTGTGGGAGGATTGACTTGCTGGTGGCGAGCGATGACGAGGCAATCTTCAACATAAAAAAGGTGGAGCGCTTCGTTGCTGTGGCACTGTGGTGCCTCCAGGAGGAGCCATCGATGCGGCCAACAATGCATAAGGTGATGCAGATGCTTGATGGAGCAGTACAAATCCCAACGCCTCCTGACCCTTCGTCCTATATCAGTTCACTCGCATGA